In a genomic window of Bacteroides sp.:
- a CDS encoding class I SAM-dependent methyltransferase: protein MDETEFLHHCPLCGAGEGLVPFLTCPDHLLGSGQYSMVQCGSCGLVFTNPRPREEELPAFYQSEQYVSHTEHQNSLRERIYFRVQSYMLKRKFLLISKLKGRGRLLLDVGCGAGAFGNYMQDHGYQAIGIEPQPAAREKTREKGIQVFDSQEEMLKDAKDSFDFITLWHVMEHQSRFMESFEQYHQLLKDNGWLIIAVPQYQSYDAGHYNSWWAAYDLPRHLNHFSPKTLEQAASQKGFRLVKKKGMPFDAFYVSILSEYYKGNALAFIRGALVGLWSNLLALIHVKPWSSQIFIFQKR, encoded by the coding sequence ATGGATGAAACGGAATTCTTGCATCATTGTCCTTTATGTGGGGCAGGGGAGGGGTTGGTGCCCTTCCTGACTTGCCCCGATCATTTGCTGGGTTCTGGTCAGTATTCCATGGTTCAATGTGGAAGCTGCGGACTGGTGTTTACCAATCCCCGGCCCAGGGAAGAGGAACTCCCGGCCTTTTATCAAAGCGAACAATACGTTTCACATACTGAACATCAAAATAGCCTTAGAGAACGCATCTATTTCCGGGTGCAATCCTATATGCTTAAGCGTAAGTTTCTTTTAATCAGCAAATTAAAAGGGAGAGGGCGGCTTCTGCTTGACGTTGGTTGCGGTGCTGGTGCCTTTGGTAATTATATGCAAGACCATGGTTATCAGGCTATTGGAATCGAACCCCAGCCCGCTGCACGAGAAAAAACCAGGGAAAAGGGTATCCAAGTGTTTGATAGTCAGGAGGAAATGCTTAAAGATGCTAAGGATTCCTTCGACTTTATTACCCTTTGGCATGTAATGGAGCATCAATCGAGGTTTATGGAAAGCTTCGAACAGTATCATCAATTGCTGAAAGACAATGGCTGGCTGATTATTGCTGTTCCCCAATACCAGAGCTACGATGCAGGGCATTATAACTCATGGTGGGCGGCTTATGACCTACCAAGGCATCTTAACCATTTCAGCCCTAAGACCCTGGAACAAGCCGCCAGCCAGAAGGGTTTCCGGCTGGTTAAGAAAAAAGGGATGCCATTCGACGCCTTTTATGTTTCTATCCTCAGCGAATACTATAAAGGCAATGCGCTTGCCTTTATCCGGGGTGCCCTTGTTGGCCTTTGGTCCAACCTCCTGGCCCTGATTCATGTCAAACCCTGGTCAAGCCAAATCTTCATTTTCCAAAAACGATAA
- a CDS encoding ATP-binding protein — protein sequence MEKSTNSIAFRLLIFALLAFLLSEAAFHYREKKIDAPEVAREFQEAFLKKESTMGSSLDWLAYMLGKQEWSDFSENTLVTLLEPRYEREGLAYFIYKPDSLLFWSHNGVPIDGAWRDLGSKGLLQLQNGWYYYHTQALDDIQLAVFAKIKSNYKYENRFLVNDFQPDLPVAENIFFVSDKQEDGFPVVDQEGDFVLSLVLRRESGLYQTRNWLWVASILLAMAAILLVVYLLYRYYSREFRQGNRRMAVIAFPSWMILFRMLLFITGLPGVFNQGELFSPALYATSVLMPSLGDLLLHLLFFNIIAYFLFSHLREFKKTISSTSLAYAAGFFVVAGIMVLCFLAIQIIKGLVIDSRLNLDVNFMFSLDIYSLIGFLIICVIFFSFFFLGMVLYRLLSHLLKEKKDFRLVLLVTVSLFMAIDLWLGGFNLLIWLLFGSGILVFELERSHPLSRIGLTPLVIALFLFSIISTFALYRFNTIKDQEKRKTFALKLASEQDPVAEYLFLEIEEALYNDNQLKNLVIKDPYNIPGIYQYLQHHYFYDFWGKYNLQVTVCEPDEVILILPGNFDMVCSLYFEDYIRSFGKPTISSNFIYLDNNTGRNSYIAMIPVRGSETGASQILYHIYLEFDAKFVARDMGFPELLIDDKVDINRELANYSYANYRDGRFINKFGPYIYSSDLSVYGEFTGQFTFFNFDDYQHLVYNKEDGTQVIISRPRQSFLEGIAPFSYLFLIFFVLILIFSLLASRRELLDWFQLNFKRRVQVFMIGLVILSVITIGGASTWFMVKIYQDKNLSIINEKSHSVLVEMEHDLSAVEELNELYEYYLSDMLLRLYNVFFTDINVYSPDGALLASSRPRVFDEGLVGSQMNPIAFAHLQTQQKSQFVQTEKIGKLEYLSAYVPLRNNQHKLLAYINLPYFAKQNELRNEISYFMLAFVNINLLLLLFAVFLALFISNHVTQPLQLIRDSISKLQLGKTDHKIHWTRNDEIGQMVKEYNRMIDELAVSAELLARSERESAWREMAKQVAHEIKNPLTPMRLSVQHLEKAWKEKVPDWDQRLQRFTKTMVEQIDSLSIIAGEFSDFAKLPSGKNVPINLHDFVPEVLDFYNDLEKVDIDLQLPSSGEPLVVLADRNQLLRVFNNLVRNAIQAYPKGEMARIQIICSAQKDFVKCEVRDFGSGIPDELKPSIFSPYFTTKTGGMGLGLSMVKNIIENNQGEVSFYSEEGNGTTFFFTLPVYRSGQ from the coding sequence ATGGAAAAATCCACCAACAGCATTGCCTTCAGGTTGCTGATATTTGCACTACTGGCTTTTTTGCTTTCAGAGGCAGCCTTTCATTACCGTGAAAAAAAGATTGATGCCCCGGAGGTAGCCCGTGAATTCCAGGAAGCCTTTCTGAAGAAAGAATCGACGATGGGTTCATCCCTCGACTGGTTGGCTTATATGCTTGGGAAACAAGAATGGAGCGACTTTTCGGAAAATACCCTGGTAACCCTGCTTGAGCCCCGCTACGAGCGCGAAGGTCTTGCCTACTTCATTTACAAGCCCGACTCATTGCTGTTCTGGTCGCACAATGGCGTGCCCATTGACGGTGCCTGGCGCGATCTTGGATCCAAAGGTCTGCTTCAGTTACAGAATGGCTGGTATTATTATCATACGCAAGCCCTGGATGACATTCAACTTGCAGTATTTGCCAAGATCAAATCCAATTACAAGTATGAAAACCGTTTCCTGGTCAATGATTTCCAGCCAGATCTTCCGGTTGCCGAAAACATATTCTTTGTTTCCGACAAACAGGAGGATGGTTTTCCCGTAGTGGATCAGGAGGGTGATTTTGTGCTTTCTTTGGTGCTCAGGCGCGAAAGCGGCCTGTATCAAACCCGGAATTGGCTTTGGGTGGCCTCTATTTTACTTGCAATGGCCGCCATATTACTTGTGGTTTATTTGCTTTACCGCTATTACAGCCGTGAATTCCGCCAGGGAAACCGCAGAATGGCCGTTATTGCTTTCCCTTCCTGGATGATTTTATTCAGGATGCTGCTTTTCATTACCGGCCTTCCCGGCGTTTTTAACCAGGGTGAATTGTTCTCACCGGCTCTCTACGCCACTTCTGTACTGATGCCCTCTTTGGGCGATTTGTTGTTGCACCTGCTGTTTTTCAACATCATTGCCTATTTTCTTTTTTCACATCTCCGGGAATTCAAAAAGACCATTTCGTCAACGAGTCTGGCATATGCCGCGGGTTTTTTTGTGGTGGCAGGCATAATGGTGCTCTGTTTTCTTGCTATTCAAATCATTAAAGGACTGGTCATTGACTCGAGGCTTAATCTGGATGTTAACTTTATGTTCAGCCTTGACATCTATAGCCTCATTGGTTTTCTTATCATTTGCGTTATTTTCTTTTCATTCTTTTTCCTTGGGATGGTGCTTTATCGCCTGTTGTCGCACCTGTTGAAGGAAAAAAAAGATTTCAGGCTGGTTCTTTTGGTTACCGTTTCCTTGTTCATGGCCATTGACCTTTGGCTGGGCGGTTTCAATCTCCTGATTTGGCTGCTCTTTGGTTCCGGAATTCTTGTATTTGAACTGGAACGCAGCCACCCCCTTTCCCGGATTGGGTTGACCCCGCTGGTCATTGCCCTCTTCCTTTTCAGTATCATTTCTACCTTTGCCCTTTATCGTTTCAATACCATTAAAGATCAGGAAAAGCGAAAGACCTTTGCCCTAAAACTTGCCTCTGAACAAGACCCTGTAGCCGAATACCTTTTCCTGGAAATTGAAGAAGCTCTTTATAACGACAACCAGCTCAAAAACCTGGTAATCAAAGATCCATACAATATCCCGGGGATTTACCAATACCTTCAGCACCACTACTTCTATGATTTCTGGGGGAAATATAATTTGCAGGTAACGGTTTGCGAGCCTGATGAGGTCATCCTCATTTTGCCAGGCAATTTCGATATGGTCTGTTCCCTGTATTTTGAGGATTACATTCGTTCGTTTGGGAAACCTACGATTAGCAGCAACTTTATTTACCTCGACAACAACACCGGCCGCAACAGCTACATTGCCATGATTCCGGTTCGTGGTTCAGAGACCGGAGCTTCACAAATCCTCTATCATATTTATCTTGAATTCGATGCAAAGTTTGTGGCGCGCGATATGGGCTTCCCCGAATTGCTGATCGATGATAAGGTCGATATTAACCGCGAGCTGGCCAATTATTCTTATGCCAATTATAGAGACGGGAGGTTCATCAACAAGTTCGGCCCTTATATTTACTCCAGCGACCTCTCGGTCTACGGCGAGTTTACCGGGCAATTCACTTTTTTCAATTTTGATGATTATCAACACCTGGTGTATAACAAGGAGGATGGCACCCAGGTCATCATCAGCCGGCCACGCCAGAGTTTCCTTGAGGGCATTGCACCCTTTTCCTATCTCTTCCTGATCTTTTTTGTCCTGATCCTGATATTTTCGCTCCTGGCCAGCCGCCGTGAATTGCTTGACTGGTTCCAGCTGAACTTCAAACGAAGGGTACAGGTGTTTATGATAGGTCTGGTCATCCTGTCGGTCATTACCATTGGCGGGGCCTCCACCTGGTTTATGGTAAAGATTTACCAGGATAAAAACCTTTCCATCATCAACGAGAAATCACACAGTGTGCTGGTAGAAATGGAGCACGATCTGTCTGCCGTGGAGGAACTGAATGAATTGTACGAATATTACCTCTCTGATATGCTGCTGAGGCTATATAACGTATTTTTTACCGACATTAACGTTTACAGTCCCGATGGTGCCCTTCTGGCTTCCAGCCGCCCCAGGGTGTTCGATGAGGGCCTTGTGGGTTCGCAGATGAATCCCATTGCCTTTGCACACTTGCAAACCCAGCAGAAGAGTCAATTTGTGCAGACCGAAAAAATCGGCAAGCTTGAATACCTTTCCGCTTATGTTCCCCTGCGCAATAACCAGCACAAGTTGCTGGCCTATATTAACCTGCCCTATTTTGCCAAGCAAAATGAACTTCGCAATGAGATCTCATACTTTATGCTGGCCTTTGTGAATATTAACCTGTTGCTGCTGTTGTTTGCCGTATTCCTTGCCTTGTTTATCTCCAATCATGTCACCCAGCCCCTTCAACTAATCCGCGACAGCATTTCGAAACTGCAACTGGGCAAGACCGATCATAAGATCCACTGGACCCGCAACGATGAGATAGGGCAGATGGTCAAGGAATACAACCGGATGATTGATGAACTGGCCGTCAGCGCCGAGCTGCTGGCCCGCAGTGAGCGCGAATCGGCCTGGCGCGAAATGGCCAAACAGGTGGCCCACGAGATCAAAAATCCGCTGACACCCATGCGCCTCAGTGTTCAGCATCTTGAAAAGGCCTGGAAAGAAAAGGTCCCCGACTGGGATCAGCGCCTGCAACGCTTTACCAAAACCATGGTTGAACAAATTGATAGCTTGTCGATCATTGCTGGCGAGTTCTCAGATTTTGCCAAGCTCCCTTCCGGTAAAAATGTGCCCATCAACCTGCACGACTTTGTACCCGAGGTGCTCGACTTTTACAATGATCTTGAAAAGGTAGATATTGATCTCCAACTACCCTCAAGTGGGGAGCCCCTTGTGGTTTTGGCGGATCGCAACCAGCTCCTTCGGGTGTTCAACAACTTGGTTCGCAATGCCATACAAGCCTATCCCAAAGGTGAAATGGCACGGATACAGATCATTTGCTCGGCACAAAAAGATTTCGTAAAATGTGAGGTCAGGGACTTTGGAAGCGGCATTCCCGATGAACTGAAACCCAGCATCTTCAGCCCCTATTTTACCACCAAGACCGGTGGCATGGGTCTGGGTCTTTCCATGGTGAAAAACATCATCGAAAACAACCAGGGGGAAGTCTCCTTTTATTCGGAAGAAGGAAACGGGACCACCTTTTTCTTCACGCTTCCCGTTTACAGATCCGGGCAATAA
- a CDS encoding DUF6150 family protein → MKNILLLLMFSFISLAAKAQKVYVTEWKSEATHKVFVTEWKSEANVLAYITEWKSEARPKSGIWYYTEWKSEGDIIVYFTEWKSEADLIVYFTQWKSEAEWKKE, encoded by the coding sequence ATGAAAAATATTCTGTTGTTGTTGATGTTTTCCTTCATTTCCCTTGCAGCCAAGGCCCAGAAAGTCTATGTGACTGAGTGGAAGAGCGAAGCCACGCATAAGGTTTTTGTCACTGAATGGAAAAGTGAGGCCAATGTGCTGGCCTATATTACCGAATGGAAATCGGAAGCCCGGCCAAAATCGGGGATCTGGTATTATACCGAATGGAAAAGCGAGGGCGACATCATCGTTTATTTCACGGAATGGAAGAGTGAAGCCGACCTGATCGTCTATTTTACCCAGTGGAAATCAGAAGCGGAATGGAAAAAGGAATGA
- the buk gene encoding butyrate kinase, whose protein sequence is MDKDLILAINPGSTSTKIAVFRGTKEIFLKNIRHACDELPASTVITDQYEFRKNIILKELEAAGIKISNISLVVGRGGLVKPIPSGVYETNDALIRDLKAGVQGQHASNLGGLIAHDIAKSLPSAKSYIADPVVVDELEPIARISGHPLLERVSVFHALNQKAIARQHAKSISKHYEDLNLIIAHLGGGISVGAHYKGRVIDVNQALDGDGPFSPERSGTLPVGALVKLCFSGQYTLEEVQKMITGRGGYVAYLKTNDAYEVEKRAKAGDEKAQLMQDAMAYQVAKEIGAMSTVLKGEVDAILLTGGIAYGKPFVEKVSERVKHIAPIYVYPGEDEMRALAMNALMVQNGEIEARVYV, encoded by the coding sequence ATGGACAAAGACCTAATTCTGGCCATTAACCCCGGCTCAACCTCTACCAAAATTGCCGTATTTCGCGGCACAAAGGAGATCTTCCTGAAAAACATCCGCCATGCATGCGATGAGTTGCCAGCTTCAACTGTCATTACCGATCAGTATGAATTCAGGAAAAATATTATCCTGAAGGAACTGGAAGCTGCCGGGATCAAAATTTCCAACATTTCACTGGTCGTGGGGCGCGGAGGGCTTGTGAAACCTATTCCTTCAGGGGTATATGAGACCAATGACGCACTGATCCGCGATTTGAAAGCAGGTGTCCAGGGGCAGCACGCTTCGAACCTGGGCGGACTGATCGCCCATGATATTGCGAAATCACTGCCTTCGGCCAAATCTTATATCGCCGACCCCGTGGTGGTTGACGAGCTGGAACCCATCGCCCGCATTTCCGGGCATCCGCTGCTCGAGAGGGTTTCCGTATTCCATGCCCTGAACCAGAAGGCGATTGCCCGTCAGCATGCCAAATCCATTTCCAAGCATTACGAAGACCTGAACCTGATCATTGCCCACCTGGGTGGAGGGATCAGCGTAGGCGCCCATTACAAGGGCCGTGTGATCGACGTCAACCAAGCCCTGGATGGTGACGGCCCTTTTTCGCCAGAACGCAGCGGCACCCTTCCGGTAGGGGCGCTGGTAAAACTTTGCTTCAGTGGTCAATACACCCTGGAAGAAGTACAAAAGATGATCACCGGCCGGGGGGGATATGTGGCTTACCTGAAAACCAACGATGCCTATGAAGTAGAAAAACGCGCTAAGGCCGGGGATGAAAAAGCCCAGCTGATGCAGGACGCCATGGCCTACCAGGTAGCCAAGGAGATTGGAGCGATGTCAACCGTGCTGAAGGGCGAAGTGGATGCGATTCTGCTTACCGGGGGCATTGCCTATGGGAAACCCTTTGTAGAAAAAGTTTCCGAAAGGGTTAAGCACATTGCCCCGATCTATGTGTATCCGGGTGAGGATGAGATGCGCGCCCTGGCGATGAATGCACTGATGGTCCAAAACGGGGAGATCGAGGCCCGGGTCTACGTCTAA
- a CDS encoding bifunctional enoyl-CoA hydratase/phosphate acetyltransferase, producing MLKSIAELHDMARAHTKKRLVLAAAHDENALEAVVIAAQNGIVEGILVGDQAKIESIVQKEGFDLVGFQIVNEADNEKAAAIAVKMVREKQADILMKGNLSTASLLRALLNKEWGLRTGEHISHLALFELPAYHKILGLTDAAMNIAPDLNGKISLIKNAVNYMRKLGINQPKVAALSAVETVNPDMKSTLDASILTKMADRGQIKNCIIDGPLAFDNAISKKSAAHKGIQSTVAGDADLLVADNIDAANALYKAFIYFAGAQCAAVILGASAPIVLTSRADSDETKLNSIALAAAVH from the coding sequence ATGCTGAAATCGATTGCTGAATTACACGACATGGCGCGTGCCCATACAAAAAAACGCCTGGTTCTGGCAGCCGCGCACGACGAAAACGCACTGGAGGCCGTGGTTATAGCCGCTCAAAATGGGATCGTCGAAGGCATCCTAGTGGGTGACCAGGCAAAGATCGAATCCATTGTACAAAAAGAAGGCTTTGACCTGGTCGGTTTTCAAATCGTGAATGAAGCCGACAATGAAAAGGCAGCGGCCATTGCGGTGAAAATGGTGCGTGAGAAGCAGGCTGATATCCTGATGAAAGGCAACCTGTCCACAGCAAGTTTGCTGAGGGCTTTACTGAACAAGGAATGGGGGCTCAGGACTGGGGAACACATTTCGCATCTGGCGTTGTTTGAACTGCCCGCCTATCATAAGATTCTTGGCCTCACCGATGCCGCCATGAACATTGCCCCTGACCTGAACGGAAAAATATCGCTGATAAAAAATGCGGTGAATTATATGCGCAAGCTTGGGATCAATCAGCCCAAAGTGGCTGCTCTCAGTGCTGTAGAGACTGTTAATCCTGATATGAAGAGCACCCTGGATGCCAGCATCCTGACAAAGATGGCCGATCGCGGACAAATCAAAAACTGCATCATTGACGGCCCCCTTGCTTTCGATAATGCTATCAGCAAAAAAAGTGCTGCTCACAAGGGCATACAAAGCACTGTGGCGGGCGATGCCGACCTGCTGGTAGCCGACAACATTGATGCCGCCAACGCGCTTTACAAGGCCTTTATTTACTTTGCGGGTGCCCAGTGTGCAGCCGTGATCCTGGGGGCATCTGCACCCATCGTGCTCACCTCAAGAGCTGACTCTGACGAAACAAAACTCAACAGCATTGCCCTGGCTGCGGCTGTTCATTAA
- a CDS encoding Hsp20/alpha crystallin family protein produces MTIIRWNNRPMLSNMLDEMMERNFSTGFEKNCGCVPATNILEDEKQFEIQLAAPGMKKEDFRLSVENNLLSVSYEQKEEEKEEDHYLRREFGMDSFTRSFSIPKTTDAENISARYEQGILYVSVPKLNPEKAKLSRSIEIS; encoded by the coding sequence ATGACAATTATCAGATGGAACAACCGCCCCATGTTATCAAACATGTTAGACGAAATGATGGAACGGAATTTTTCAACCGGTTTTGAAAAAAACTGTGGTTGCGTTCCGGCCACCAACATCCTGGAGGACGAAAAGCAGTTTGAAATTCAGCTGGCTGCTCCGGGTATGAAAAAGGAAGATTTCAGGCTAAGCGTTGAAAACAACTTACTTTCGGTCTCTTACGAGCAGAAGGAAGAAGAAAAAGAAGAAGATCATTATCTGCGCCGCGAATTTGGCATGGATAGTTTCACCCGATCCTTTTCCATTCCCAAAACCACCGATGCCGAAAACATCAGCGCGCGCTACGAGCAGGGCATCCTGTATGTCAGCGTTCCCAAGTTAAATCCGGAAAAAGCCAAGCTGAGCCGCAGCATTGAAATTTCCTAA
- a CDS encoding lysylphosphatidylglycerol synthase transmembrane domain-containing protein: MDKQHKKILDFFHFRRILIPIALGLGVAGYLLWRNFDVSAFREVNWNPQSYAYIALALLMMVVRDAAYMFRLRVLTDGQLSWRQSFEVIMLWEFASAVTPSIIGGSAIALFIIRREGVSMGRTTAIVLVTAMLDELFYILMVPTIMVLVGMKDLFTSGGEYVFMNTRFGTQGVFAIGYLFILVLTTIILYGVFINPRGTKWLLLYIFRLPFLRRWRPAAGETGNEIIITSREMKGKPAGFWLKAFGATLFSWTARFLVVNMLILAFVGQGDQLLIYGRQLIMWVILLISPTPGGSGVAEIVFSGFLGDFIPSGLIAAMGLMWRIISYYPYLFIGAIILPTWLKRVYSHKHQTTAKLEAESSPE, encoded by the coding sequence ATGGATAAACAACATAAAAAAATTCTCGATTTTTTTCATTTCCGTCGCATCCTTATTCCGATCGCGCTGGGCTTGGGGGTTGCCGGCTATCTGCTTTGGCGCAATTTTGATGTTTCAGCCTTCCGGGAAGTAAACTGGAACCCGCAATCTTACGCTTATATTGCACTGGCGCTGCTGATGATGGTAGTGCGCGATGCAGCTTATATGTTCAGGCTCCGGGTGCTTACCGATGGCCAGTTGTCGTGGCGGCAGAGTTTTGAAGTGATTATGCTCTGGGAGTTTGCTTCGGCCGTTACACCTTCCATTATCGGGGGTTCGGCCATCGCCTTGTTTATCATTCGCCGTGAAGGGGTCAGCATGGGCCGCACCACGGCCATTGTGCTTGTGACCGCCATGCTCGACGAGTTGTTTTACATCCTGATGGTTCCCACCATTATGGTGTTGGTGGGAATGAAGGATTTGTTTACTTCAGGTGGGGAATATGTTTTCATGAATACCCGCTTTGGCACCCAGGGGGTTTTTGCCATTGGGTATCTGTTTATCCTGGTGCTGACCACCATCATTCTGTACGGAGTTTTCATCAATCCCAGGGGTACGAAATGGTTGCTGCTGTATATTTTCCGTCTGCCCTTCCTGCGCCGCTGGCGTCCGGCTGCTGGTGAGACGGGCAATGAGATTATCATTACCTCGCGTGAAATGAAGGGCAAACCAGCCGGTTTCTGGCTGAAGGCCTTTGGCGCCACTCTTTTTTCCTGGACGGCTCGTTTCCTGGTGGTCAATATGCTTATTCTGGCTTTTGTGGGGCAAGGCGATCAGTTGCTCATTTACGGTCGTCAGCTAATTATGTGGGTCATCCTGCTGATTAGTCCCACCCCTGGCGGCAGCGGGGTGGCTGAAATCGTTTTCAGTGGTTTCCTGGGCGATTTTATCCCGTCGGGCCTGATTGCTGCCATGGGCCTTATGTGGCGCATCATCAGCTATTATCCCTATCTTTTTATCGGTGCAATCATTTTGCCCACTTGGCTCAAGCGGGTTTATTCGCATAAACACCAGACAACGGCTAAGCTTGAAGCTGAATCCTCCCCCGAATAA